In the genome of Octopus sinensis unplaced genomic scaffold, ASM634580v1 Contig12082, whole genome shotgun sequence, one region contains:
- the LOC115229207 gene encoding fat-like cadherin-related tumor suppressor homolog translates to MDIAITFNSSHNTPIQFYDVILKKVPGNRNKVLTIQPTDGEIAEYGRPTYPTRVYGKFSVSYDGEITPVGTYTVLNDVFDVDVSYTNSNRVGVYTIQVETIEEKKVTLKWANAVIFPVLDVRKETTLIDRLSVSGGVDVECSTNSETIVLSRVSSNEYNLILLNYSSVLSTISVNVSFVVVEDTDCTRMWHPHQKIYTITVQIMPKDYNSPQLLKIYENMPIQTDVYIGISVDWRLTDTSNFGYRSFNTSLITSKRLFNQEIEKSIDVKFFLLNNTYINQTIEIMDVNDNSPVFTNKTCSIIILRNTSPGQYLTNVFAEDADIGMNGKINYKVISVTNMNKDIGNCDSKTNYENKFKIDPNSGQLYVNQIIENAGYLLLNIQATDSGSQRLFANIRCLVHSVDLTSIFDYSFNGAVQCSISG, encoded by the exons ATGGACATTGCCATCACATTCAACTCCTCCCACAACACTCCCATTCAGTTCTACGACGTCATCCTCAAAAAAGTCCCGGGAAACAGAAATAAAGTGCTCACAATCCAACCCACGGACGGGGAGATCGCAGAATATGGAAGACCGACGTACCCAACACGCGTCTATGGGAAATTTTCGGTGTCATATGACGGAGAGATTACACCGGTCGGCACATATACAGTGTTGAATGATGTATTTGATGTGGATGTGAGCTATACCAACAGCAACAGAGTGGGAGTGTATACAATCCAAGTGGAGACGATTGAAGAGAAGAAGGTCACATTGAAATGGGCGAATGCTGTGATTTTTCCTGTGTTAGATGTGAGAAAGGAGACAACTTTAATAGACCGATTGAGTGTGAGTGGGGGAGTAGATGTGGAGTGCAGTACTAATTCGGAGACTATTGTGTTGTCGAGGGTTTCAAGTAATGAGTACAATCTGATACTCCTTAATTATTCGAGTGTCCTCTCCACAATTAGTGTCAACGTAAGttttgtggtggtggaggacactGATTGTACTCGAATGTGGCATCCTCAccaaaagatatatacaattactgTACAG ATTATGCCTAAAGATTACAACTCACCacaattattgaaaatatatgagAATATGCCCATTCAAACCGATGTTTATATTGGAATTAGTGTAGATTGGAGATTGACAGACACTTCAAATTTTGGTTATCGATCATTTAATACAAGTTTAATCACTTCAAAGAGGTTATTTAACCAAGAAATCGAAAAGTCAATTGATGTGAAGTTTTTCCTTTTGAATAATACTTATATCAATCAAACGATAGAGATTATGGACGTAAATGACAATTCTCCAGTGTTTACAAACAAGACATGTTCCATCATTATATTGCGAAATACTTCTCCCGGACAATATTTAACAAATGTATTTGCTGAGGATGCTGACATTGGAATGAACGGAAAAATCAATTATAAAGTCATTTCGGTAACGAATATGAATAAAGACATTGGAAACTGTGATTCAAAAACAAACTAcgagaataaatttaaaattgatcCGAATTCGGGACAGTTATACGTAAATCAGATCATTGAAAATGCGGGATATCTTCTTCTTAATATACAAGCTACTGACTCGGGGTCacaaagattatttgccaatattCGCTGTCTTGTTCACTCCGtcgatttgacgtctatttttgATTATTCATTCAACGGGGCAGTGCAGTGCAGCATCAGTGGGTGA